ACAGCGCCGTGGCGATGGCCGATCCCCAGGTGACCCAGCGCCATTTCGGCTGCCGCCGGTCCGGGCCGTAGCGGTAGAGCACGGCGAGCGCCAGCACGATCGCCACCGCCAGGATGGGCCAGCGCGCGAGGCTGGCGGCCCAGCCGATGGGAGTGTCGCGCAGGCCAAGGAAGTTGATGGCCGCGGGCACCGCCACGATCAGCGCCAGCGTCATGATGACGAACACCAGCCCGGCCAGAGTCAGAACCAGCGACAGCGCGGCGAGCCAGAAGAAGCTGCGCCGCTCCTTCTCGCCATAGGCAATGTTCAACGCGGTGATCAGGGAGTTGGTGCCGCGCGACGCGCTCCACAGCGTCAGAACGAGGCCGAACAGAACACCGAAGCCCAGACCTTCCTGCGGCGCCGACGCCACGTTGCGCGCCTGATCGCGCAGCACGTTCAGCGCCTCCGGCGGCAGCAGGCCGGCCAGTTGGTTCACCTGCTGCTCCACCCCCGCCGGATCGAAGACGAGGCCGTACAGCGAGACCAGTGCGGCGATGGCCGGGAAGATGGCGAACAGGGCGTAGTAGGCCACCCCCGCCGCCACGATGGAGATGTTGTCCTTGCCCTGCTCTTCCCAGGTGCGCCAGAGGATGTCCTTCCAGCCCGCCTTGGGAATATCGGACGGCCGGTCCGCCGACCGTCCCCGCCCCCCCATCTCGACGCGCGGATACTCATAGCGGTGGCGACGGCTCAGCCCCAGCATGTCCCCTCCCTCACGCGACCGCTTCGCGCAGGGCGCCGACGCGGTGGCGCACCGTCTCGATCTCGTGGAAATGGGCGCCGACGATCACCGTCAGTTCCTCGGGAAGCTCTTCGTGCAGACTGTTGCGGAACAGCCCGAGCGTGCCCTCCACGCCGCTTTCGAGCCCGCGGAGCAGCCCGCCGCGCGTCCGCGCACCACCCAATTCGGTGTCCAGCTCGCGCCACACCGCGTGGACGGGCGCCCGCAGATCGCGGCCGCCGCCGCGGCGCACCAGTTCCGCCTCCAGGGCGGCGGCGCTGCGGTCGAACTGGCTGGCGACCTGGGACAGCCGCGCCGTCAGATCGGGATCGTGCAGAACCATCTCGGCTTGGCGGAAGCCGGTGGCGCCCTGCCGGCACGCGGCGACCAGAACGCTCAGCACATCCTGGGTTGTCCCGTCGGCGACCCGTCCCCCGGCGGACCCCGAGACGGTCGGTTCGGCTTCCGGCGTGCGCGACACGGTCCAGGCGAACCATAGGGCACCCGCGGCCACCAGAGCCAGCGGCCAGGGGTTCGAGCGGATGGCGCGGGCGATGCGCGACGGGTTGCCCTCGACCACATCCCGCACCACCTCGATGACGCCGCCCGACATCTGGCCGGGCGACAGGCGGAACTCGATCTCGTCGAGAACCGCGTCCATGCGGCCGCGGATGGCGTGGATATCCTGCTCGATCTCGTCCTTTCCACGCCGGCCGGACGGCGATGCCGGGGTATCGGCCGGGGTTTCGGCCGGGGTTTCGGATGTGGGTGCGGTGCTTGCTGTTGTGCCCGCCGCGACGCCGCCCATGGTGTCGGCATACGGATCGATGGCTCGGTTCATGCCGGCGACTCCCCCTCTTGACGCTGCCGCCAAGCAACACCGGAGGTTGGCGGAAGGTTCCGGCTCGCCGCCGGGGTGACACGAGGGGTCGCCCGCCCGATCTTTTTAATCAGGCGGCAACCGGGAGCGGTACCCCATCCCTTGCAATCCGCCATGGGCCGGTTTGCAGGAGGAGTCCGAACCAGCGTTCCGTCAGACCGCTAAGCTATTGAGGGGAATGGTGATCCGGGTGGGATTCGAACCCACGGCCACATGATTAAAAGTCACGTGCTCTACCGACTGAGCTACCGGATCACAGAAGCATGCGGCCTGTTGCCGATGCGGGGCGCAACATAGGGGGCGGTGGCGCCCCGGTCAACAGCGGGGTTGGGCGGAGCGCACAAAAATTTCGCCCTCCGCCGCAGCCCCGGCGCCGTCCCTGTTTGCCGTCACTGCTTGAGAGTCTGGATCTGCTTGCTGGCGTCGCCGTTGCCGGCCTCCAGGGCGAAGCGCTCGGCCAGATGTTCGGCCACGCGGCCGCTGACAAAGCCGCGGATGTCGCCGCCCAGACGCCCGATCTCCTTGACGAAGCGGGACGAAATGAACTGGCTCTTCTCCGAGGCCATCAGGAACATGGTCTCGATCTTCGGGTTCAGGCGGGCGTTCATGCCCGCCATCTGGAACTCGTACTCGAAGTCGGAAACCGCCCGCAGGCCGCGGATGATCACGGTGGCGTTCACCTCCACCGCGAAATGCATCAGCAGCGTGTCGAAGGCCCGCACCTCGATGCTGGCCCCGGCGTTGTTCAGGGCGGTCACGTCCTCCCGGACCATCGCCACCCGCTCGTCCGTCGAAAAGAGCGGACCCTTGCCGGCGTTGCGGGCAACGCCGACGATCAGATGATCGACGAGGCGCGAGGCCCGCTGGATGATGTCCATGTGCCCGTTGGTGATCGGGTCGAAGGTGCCGGGATAGACACCGATGCGGCGCTTGGCCATGGGGAGTACCTTCCGCCTCTTCTTATTCGATCGTGTCACCGGGCGTATCGCCAGGACCGGCATCATCCACAGTCGTATCGTCCACGGGCGCGTCATCCACGGAGGCCGTCCCGCCACCGTTCAAACCACCGTTGCCGTTCCCGTTGGTGTCCTCGTCCTCCGCGATGGATGCGACGGACACCACCCGCTCGTCCGCGCCGACGCGGAACAGCGTGACGCCCAGCGTCTTGCGGCCCGCGATGCGCACGTCGTGGATCGGCATGCGGATGACCTGACCGCCGTTGGTCACCATCATCACCTGATGCGAGTCCTCCACCGGGAAGGCCGCGACGATGGAGCCGTTGCGCTCGCCCATCTCCATGTTCCAGATGCCCTGGCCGCCGCGGCCGGTCACCCGGTACTCGTAGGAGGAGGTCCGCTTGCCGTAGCCGCGCTCGGTCACGGTCAGCACATACTGCTCCAGGCCCTTCAGCTCCTCGTAGCGCTCCGGGCTGAGCGTCACGGCCTCGGTCGGCACCTCGTCGGCCTCCGGCGCCGCATCGCCCTCCATGTCCACGCCTTCCTCGCGCTTGCGCTTCAGGAAGGCGGCGCGCTCCTCGGGCGAGGCGTCGACGTGGTGGAGCGTGGTCATCGAGATGACCTCGTCGCCGTCGGCCAGACGGATGCCGCGCACGCCGGTCGAGGTGCGGCCGGCGAAGACGCGCACGTCGGCGACCTCGAAGCGGATGCACTTGCCGCCGCCGGTCGCCAGCAGGACGTCGTCCGCCTCCGAGCAGGTGCGGACGGCGATCAGACGCTCGCCCTCCTCCTCCAGCTTCATGGCGATCAGGCCGTTGGAGCGGATGTTGGCGAAATCCGACAGCCGGTTGCGCCGCACGTTGCCCTTCGAGGTGGCGAAGACGACGTGCAGGTCGGCCCACACGGCCTCGTCCTCGGGCAGCGGCAGGACGGTGGTGATGGTCTCGCCGTCGATCAGAGGCAGCAGGTTCACGAAGGCCTTGCCGCGCGCCTGCGGGTTGCCCAGCGGCAGACGGTAGACCTTCAGCTTGTAGACCATGCCGCGCGACGAGAAGAGCAGAAGCGGCGTGTGGGTGTTGGCGACGAACAGGTCGCTGACCGCGTCCTCCGCCTTCATCGACATGCCCGACCGCCCCTTGCCGCCGCGCTTCTGCGCGCGGTAGGTGGACAGCGGCACGCGCTTCACATAGCCGGATTGGCTGACCGTGACGACCATGTCCTCGCGCTGGATCAGGTCCTCGATGTCGGCCTCGAACTCCAGCTCCTGGATCTCGGTGCGGCGCGGGGTGCCGAACCGCTCCTTCATCTCCACCAGCTCGTCCCGGAGGATGCCGAGCAGCTTCGCGCGGTTGGCCAGAGTCTCCAGGTAATCGGCGATCTGGTCGGTCACATCCTTCAGCTCGGCGCCGATCCTATCGCGCTCCAGCCCGGTCAGGCGGTGCAGGCGCAGGTCCAGGATGGCGCGGGCCTGCTCCTCCGACAGGCGGTAGGTGCCGTTCTCCGACACGCCGCGGCCCGGCTCGTCGATGAGCGCGATCAGCGGGGCGACGTCCATCGCCGGCCACTCGCGCTCCATCATCTGCTCGCGCGCCCAGACGGGGTCCGGGGCGCTGCGGATCAGCGCGATCATGGCGTCCAGGTTGGCGACGGCCACGGCCAGACCGACCAAGGTGTGGGCGCGTTCGCGCGCCTTGCCCAGCAGGAACTCGGTGCGCCGGGTGATGACCTGCTCGCGGAACCGGACGAAGGCCGCGATGATGTCCTTCAGGTTCATCAACTCCGGCCGGCCGCCGTTCAGCGCCAGCATGTTGACGCCGAAGGAGGTCTGGAGCTGGGTGTGGCGGAAGAGCTGGGCCAGCACCACGTCGGGCATGGCGTCGCGCTTCAGCTCGATCACCACGCGCACGCCGTCGCGGTCCGATTCGTCGCGCAGGTCGGAGATGCCTTCGATCGTCTTGTCGTTGACGACCTCGCCGATGCGCTCCATCAGCTTGGACTTGTTGACCTGGTACGGGATCTCCGTCGCCACGATGGCGAGGCGGTCCTTGCGCACCTCCTCGATCTCGGTCTTGGCGCGGATGATGACGGAGCCGCGCCCGGTCATCAGGGCCGAGCGGACGCCCGACCGGCCGAGGATCATGCCGCCCGTCGGGAAGTCCGGGCCGGGCACGACCTCCATCAGCTCCTCGACGGTGACGTCGTTGTTGTCGATGTAGGCGCAGCAGGCGTCCACCACCTCCCCCAGATTGTGGGTGGGGATGTTGGTCGCCATGCCGACGGCGATGCCGCCGGCGCCGTTGACCAGCAGGTTCGGGAAGCGCGCCGGGACGACCGTGGGCTCCTTGCCCGAATCGTCGTAGTTGGCCTGGAAATCGACGGTGTCCTTGTCGATGTCGTCGAGCAGCGCCTCCGCCGCCTTGGCCAGCCGCGCCTCGGTGTAGCGCATGGCCGCGGGCGGGTCGCCGTCCATCGAGCCGAAGTTGCCCTGCCCGTCGATCAGCGGCAGGCGCATCGAGAAGTCCTGCGCCATGCGGACCATGGCGTCGTAGATCGCGCTGTCGCCGTGCGGGTGGTATTTACCCATCACGTCGCCGACGATGCGCGCCGACTTCTTGTAGGGCTTGGTCGAATCGTACCCGCCCTCCTTCATCGCGTAGAGGATGCGGCGGTGCACCGGCTTCAGCCCGTCGCGGACGTCGGGCAGAGCGCGGCTCACGATCACGCTCATCGCGTAATCGAGATAGGACCGGCGCATCTCGTCTTCGATGGTGACCGGCGCGATGTCGGAGGCGGGAGGAAGGGGCGTCGTGCTCAAGGAGACAAACTCATTCTACGGGCTGCGGCGATGCTCGGTGTTCAACGCTTGCTGTTCAACGCTCAAGGTCAACACTTAAGGTTCAACGGGGCACGTCCGCACGGCCCTTCGGGCCGCTGCATGTAATATAAGAATTCCTATCAGCTTTCGCATGTGCACACAACGCTCCGGCAATCCCACGATTTCTGGCCTTTGCAGGTCAATGGCCTCCAGCCTTTGCAGGCCGGGGGCGGCTCAACAGCGCGAAGCGCAGCGAAAGGATGGTCACGGATACCACACTGGCGATCAAAATTCCCTCAAAAAGACCACGCGCGCCGCGGTCCAGCCCGAAGGCGAGCAAGGCCGACACCGGAATCATCACCACCGCGTAGGAGATGAAGTGCAGCGCGGTGGGGACCCAGGCGTCGCCGCGCCCGCGCAGCGCGTTGGCCATGACCACCTGCCCGCCGTCCGCCACCAGAACCCAGGCGGTGAAGGCAATCAGCGGCGCCACCGCGGCGATCAGCTCGGGGTCGGCGCTGTAGATCGCGGCCAGAGGCTCCGGCATCCAGCGGTAGAGCACCCCGACTCCGGCCAGGATCAGGCTGGTGACGCCCAGCCCGGTCCAGCCGGCCAGCGCCATGTCCAGCGGGTCGCGCCGGCCATAAGCCACCCCCACCCGCACCGCCGTGGCCGAGGCCAGCCCGACCGCCGCCATGAAGGGCAGCGCCGTCAGGTTCAGCCCGACCGTGTAGGCGCCGAGCGCCAGCGGCGAGATCATGCCGGCGAACAGGCCCAGCGTGGCGAAGGCGCCGCTTTCCACGCCAAGGCTGACCCCGGCGGCGTAGCCGAGATGGCGCTGCCTGCGGCTGCCGCTCCACCAGTCGCGGACGGGGTCGCGCACCGCCCAGCGCGCGTGGTCGCTCATGTGCCAGGCGTAGAAGGCAAGACCGAGCCCCATCCCCCAGCGCACCGCCGTGGTTGCCCAGGCCGACCCGACCGCTCCCAGGGCCGGGAAGCCGCCATGCCCCCAGACCAGCATCCAGGCGAGCAGAGCGTTCAGGAGATTGCCGAGGATCATCGCGACCATGCCCGGCACCGGCCTCTTGAGCCCTTCCAGGAAGAAGCCGGTGGCGACGTACAGCATCATGCCCGGCATGCCGTAGCCGAGAACCGCCATCACCTGCCCACCGCCCGCCGCCAGTTCCGCCGACTGGCCGGTCAGCCGGAAGAAGGGCTCCCCGGCCAGCGAGGCCAGGGCGAAGAGGATGCCGAGCAGCAGCGCATAGGGAATCGCCCGGCGCCAGATGCGCCCGCACTCGGCGTCCTGACCGGCGCCAAGCGCGTGGGCGGTCACCGCAACCACCCCCATCATCAGCCCCACGCCGGTGGTGACCAGCAGATTGGCCGGCAGATGGGCCAGCCCGTAATAGGCCAGCTCCTGCGCGCTGTAGCGGCCGACGATGGCCGTATCGACCGCCATCATGACGACCAGCCCGGCGCGCGAGACGATGACCGGGGCGGCCAGCCGCAGCAATTCGCCGGCATGGGTGCGCAAACGGTCGGCCAGGAGAGGGGTGGGAATCGCGTGGTCGGGCATGATCGAACT
This genomic stretch from Azospirillum sp. TSH58 harbors:
- a CDS encoding MATE family efflux transporter, whose product is MAGSATGGDNRTQATDSSIMPDHAIPTPLLADRLRTHAGELLRLAAPVIVSRAGLVVMMAVDTAIVGRYSAQELAYYGLAHLPANLLVTTGVGLMMGVVAVTAHALGAGQDAECGRIWRRAIPYALLLGILFALASLAGEPFFRLTGQSAELAAGGGQVMAVLGYGMPGMMLYVATGFFLEGLKRPVPGMVAMILGNLLNALLAWMLVWGHGGFPALGAVGSAWATTAVRWGMGLGLAFYAWHMSDHARWAVRDPVRDWWSGSRRQRHLGYAAGVSLGVESGAFATLGLFAGMISPLALGAYTVGLNLTALPFMAAVGLASATAVRVGVAYGRRDPLDMALAGWTGLGVTSLILAGVGVLYRWMPEPLAAIYSADPELIAAVAPLIAFTAWVLVADGGQVVMANALRGRGDAWVPTALHFISYAVVMIPVSALLAFGLDRGARGLFEGILIASVVSVTILSLRFALLSRPRPAKAGGH
- a CDS encoding YihY/virulence factor BrkB family protein; this encodes MLGLSRRHRYEYPRVEMGGRGRSADRPSDIPKAGWKDILWRTWEEQGKDNISIVAAGVAYYALFAIFPAIAALVSLYGLVFDPAGVEQQVNQLAGLLPPEALNVLRDQARNVASAPQEGLGFGVLFGLVLTLWSASRGTNSLITALNIAYGEKERRSFFWLAALSLVLTLAGLVFVIMTLALIVAVPAAINFLGLRDTPIGWAASLARWPILAVAIVLALAVLYRYGPDRRQPKWRWVTWGSAIATALWIIASVGFSVYVSNFGSYNQTYGSVGAGVVLLLWFNLTSYVILMGAELNAEIEHQTARDTTEEDGRGPKPMGHREAYVADTVGKRRA
- the gyrA gene encoding DNA gyrase subunit A — encoded protein: MSTTPLPPASDIAPVTIEDEMRRSYLDYAMSVIVSRALPDVRDGLKPVHRRILYAMKEGGYDSTKPYKKSARIVGDVMGKYHPHGDSAIYDAMVRMAQDFSMRLPLIDGQGNFGSMDGDPPAAMRYTEARLAKAAEALLDDIDKDTVDFQANYDDSGKEPTVVPARFPNLLVNGAGGIAVGMATNIPTHNLGEVVDACCAYIDNNDVTVEELMEVVPGPDFPTGGMILGRSGVRSALMTGRGSVIIRAKTEIEEVRKDRLAIVATEIPYQVNKSKLMERIGEVVNDKTIEGISDLRDESDRDGVRVVIELKRDAMPDVVLAQLFRHTQLQTSFGVNMLALNGGRPELMNLKDIIAAFVRFREQVITRRTEFLLGKARERAHTLVGLAVAVANLDAMIALIRSAPDPVWAREQMMEREWPAMDVAPLIALIDEPGRGVSENGTYRLSEEQARAILDLRLHRLTGLERDRIGAELKDVTDQIADYLETLANRAKLLGILRDELVEMKERFGTPRRTEIQELEFEADIEDLIQREDMVVTVSQSGYVKRVPLSTYRAQKRGGKGRSGMSMKAEDAVSDLFVANTHTPLLLFSSRGMVYKLKVYRLPLGNPQARGKAFVNLLPLIDGETITTVLPLPEDEAVWADLHVVFATSKGNVRRNRLSDFANIRSNGLIAMKLEEEGERLIAVRTCSEADDVLLATGGGKCIRFEVADVRVFAGRTSTGVRGIRLADGDEVISMTTLHHVDASPEERAAFLKRKREEGVDMEGDAAPEADEVPTEAVTLSPERYEELKGLEQYVLTVTERGYGKRTSSYEYRVTGRGGQGIWNMEMGERNGSIVAAFPVEDSHQVMMVTNGGQVIRMPIHDVRIAGRKTLGVTLFRVGADERVVSVASIAEDEDTNGNGNGGLNGGGTASVDDAPVDDTTVDDAGPGDTPGDTIE
- the coaD gene encoding pantetheine-phosphate adenylyltransferase; translated protein: MAKRRIGVYPGTFDPITNGHMDIIQRASRLVDHLIVGVARNAGKGPLFSTDERVAMVREDVTALNNAGASIEVRAFDTLLMHFAVEVNATVIIRGLRAVSDFEYEFQMAGMNARLNPKIETMFLMASEKSQFISSRFVKEIGRLGGDIRGFVSGRVAEHLAERFALEAGNGDASKQIQTLKQ